A DNA window from Patagioenas fasciata isolate bPatFas1 chromosome 1, bPatFas1.hap1, whole genome shotgun sequence contains the following coding sequences:
- the SLC16A7 gene encoding monocarboxylate transporter 2 yields MPPATGAPQYPPPDGGWGWVVVFGAFISIGFSYAFPKAITVFFKEIQEIFHTSYSEIAWISSIMLAVMYAGGPISSILVNKYGSRPVMIAGGILCSFGMIASSFCNSVLELYICIGVIGGLGLAFNLQPALTMIGKYFYKKRPIANGLAMAGSPVFLSTLAPLNQFLFNAFGWKGSFLILGGLLLNCCVAGSLMRPVGPKPVPPVKKDAEKGTGDSTLHKNNKKSFWQTMNKYLDLSLFKHRGFLIYLSGNVIMFIGFFAPIVFLAPYAKHKGIDEYSSAFLLSILAFVDMFARPSMGLVANSKFIRPKIQYFFSFAVFYNGVCHVLCPLATNYTGLVIYAVFFGFAFGMVSSVLFETLMDLVGAARFSSAVGLVTIVECCPVLIGPPLGGWLVDVTGEYQYMYFVCGVIVIVASIWLFIGNAINYRLLAKEKKLEDEKQKEQKNADPKEAEPLTNNENEDGASRADKAVEDPSERETNI; encoded by the exons ATGCCACCAGCAACAGGAGCGCCACAGTACCCACCTCCAGATGGAGGCTGGGGATGGGTTGTGGTCTTTGGGGCTTTTATCTCCATTGGATTTTCCTATGCATTCCCCAAAGCCATCACGGTATTCTTCAAAGAAATACAAGAAATCTTCCACACATCATATAGTGAGATAGCTTGGATATCATCAATAATGTTGGCTGTCATGTATGCAGGAG GTCCCATAAGCAGTATTTTGGTGAATAAGTATGGTAGCCGGCCTGTGATGATAGCAGGAGGTATCCTGTGTTCATTTGGGATGATTGCTTCCTCTTTCTGCAATAGCGTCCTGGAACTTTACATATGTATTGGTGTCATTGGAG gtttgggattagcaTTCAATTTACAGCCTGCCTTGACCATGATTGGCAAGTATTTCTATAAGAAGCGTCCCATTGCTAATGGATTGGCCATGGCTGGAAGTCCAGTGTTTCTGAGCACATTGGCACCTCTCAATCAATTCCTCTTTAACGCCTTTGGCTGGAAAGGAAGCTTTCTCATTCTGGGAGGACTTCTGTTGAACTGCTGTGTGGCTGGGTCACTTATGAGACCTGTTGGACCAAAACCAGTCCCTCCTGTGAAAAAAGATGCTGAGAAAGGCACAGGAGATTCTACCTTGCACAAAAACAACAAGAAGTCTTTTTGGCAAACTATGAATAAATATCTAGATCTGTCCCTCTTCAAACACAGAGGGTTTCTGATCTATTTGTCAGGAAATGTCATTATGTTTATCGGATTTTTTGCTCCAATAGTATTCTTGGCTCCGTATGCGAAGCACAAGGGAATTGATGAATATTCTTCTGCTTTTTTGCTATCTATCTTAGCCTTTGTAGACATGTTTGCTAGGCCTTCAATGGGACTTGTAGCAAACTCCAAGTTTATCCGGCCAAAGATTCAgtatttttttagttttgctgTCTTTTACAATGGCGTCTGTCATGTCTTGTGTCCTCTGGCAACAAATTACACTGGCTTGGTCATATATGCTGTATTTTTTGGGTTTGCATTTGGCATGGTTAGCAGTGTTCTTTTTGAGACATTGATGGACCTTGTTGGGGCTGCCAGATTTTCCAGTGCAGTTGGACTTGTCACCATTGTGGAGTGTTGCCCTGTGCTCATAGGCCCTCCTCTGGGAG GTTGGTTAGTGGATGTTACTGGTGAATATCAGTACATGTATTTTGTCTGTGGAGTGATTGTGATTGTGGCCAGTATCTGGTTGTTCATTGGCAATGCCATTAACTACAGGCTTTtggcaaaagaaaagaaactagAAGATGAGAAGCAGAAAGAACAGAAGAATGCTGACCCGAAGGAAGCAGAACCATTAACGAACAATGAGAATGAAGATGGTGCCAGCAGAGCTGACAAAGCTGTTGAAGATCCTTCAGAAAGAGAAACCAATATTTAA